The Diorhabda sublineata isolate icDioSubl1.1 chromosome 6, icDioSubl1.1, whole genome shotgun sequence genome includes a window with the following:
- the LOC130445872 gene encoding uncharacterized protein LOC130445872, with protein sequence MEEEIKDISWDIIGLCETRRKEEQLLKLKSGHLFYQNENPNSPDGVYAPTTAYTDEEVNIFYGDIEIALKENRCYYTFIMGDFNAKIGKQTDMSEVAIGSFGIDGRNERGQTLIDFLHNQKLYVMNSFFQKKLHRRWTWVNPNGRTKNEINFFITTRKRFVTDVTVLNKFGIGNDHRAVRATVRVNARNERQKMIRKKQQIKWETPEDVDAYNTFLTESLNTNQSLDINILNEEITGTILKAQQKYCKSDGNKEEKISKYTKDLIRQRRLLVEQQKEDTSEIRTLNKSTSKEIRKDLRKYNTEKTRQVIEGNKSMKVLRRSLADGKKEIVKLKDNNKKETNNRRELVKIVEEFYKELYRSRREELNITENKMKFVNQGSELVPEITIEESKNALTEMKNKKAAREDQIVIEAVKVGGEKLLKEIISLFNLCLQKGEIPEKWRNATIILIHKKGDITNLENYRPISLLSHLFKWFTKIVTKRLERKLDFYQPREQAGFRIGYGTNDHLQTIKILIEKSIEYNRPLVMIFVDFRKAFDTVELPAILSALQQCRIDYRYAKLIKHIYENATLNVNLHEPTNKIHVGRGIRQEDTISPKLFTCVLEYSFKKLNWEGKGINIDAQKKWKWAGHVARMTDNRWTKRILEWRPRMDKRSRGRPPTRWSDDVKKIVGNWIHTTQDRDRFKLEEAYIQQWMEDG encoded by the exons ATGGAAGAGGAGATTAAGGACATAAGCTGGGATATAATCGGTTTATGTGAAacaagaagaaaagaagaacaACTTCTTAAATTGAAGTCCGGACATctcttttatcaaaatgaaaatccCAACAGCCCTGACGGTG tatACGCTCCTACGACAGCCTACACAGATGAGGAAGTTAACATCTTCTATGGTGACATAGAAATAGCACTTAAAGAGAATCGATGCtactatacttttattatgGGGGACTTTAACGccaaaattggaaaacaaacaGATATGTCGGAGGTGGCAATTGGAAGCTTTGGAATAGATGGTCGAAATGAGAGAGGACAGACATTGATAGATTTCCTGCACAATCAAAAGTTATATGTAATGAACAGCTTCTTTCAAAAGAAATTGCATAGACGATGGACTTGGGTAAACCCAAATGgaagaacaaaaaatgaaataaacttttttatcacGACGCGGAAAAGATTTGTCACAGATGTTACAGTTCTAAATAAATTCGGTATAGGGAATGATCATAGAGCTGTAAGAGCAACTGTAAGAGTAAACGCCAGAAATGAACGacaaaaaatgataagaaagaaacaacaaataaagTGGGAGACCCCAGAAGATGTTGATGCGTATAATACTTTCTTAACTGAATCCCTGAACACGAACCAGTCACTAgacataaacatattaaatgaagaaatcacTGGAACAATATTAAAAGCACAACAAAAATACTGTAAAAGTGatggaaataaagaagaaaaaataagcaaatataCAAAAGATCTAATTAGACAAAGAAGACTTCTAGTAGAACAACAAAAGGAAGATACAAGCGAAATAAGAACACTAAATAAGAGTACTTCAAAAGAAATACGGAAAGATTTAAGGAAATATAACACAGAAAAAACCAGACAAGTAATCGAAGGAAATAAAAGTATGAAGGTACTTAGAAGGAGTCTAGCTGATGGGAAAAAAGAAATCGTCAAACTCAAggataacaacaaaaaagaaacaaacaataGGAGAGAATTGGTAAAAATTGTAGAAGAATTCTACAAGGAACTATATAGGAGCAGAAGAGAAGAATTAAATATcacagaaaataaaatgaaattcgtAAACCAAGGTTCAGAACTTGTACCCGAAATAACAATTGAAGAGTCAAAAAATGCCCTAAcggaaatgaaaaacaagaaagcgGCAAGAGAAGACCAAATTGTGATAGAAGCTGTCAAAGTTGGGGGtgagaaacttttaaaagaaataatctCCCTCTTCAATCTATGTCTACAAAAGGGGGAAATCCCGGAAAAGTGGAGAAATGCGACGATAATTCTCATCCACAAAAAAGGAGATATAACGAACCTTGAAAACTATAGACCTATAAGCTTGCTCTCTCACCTTTTTAAATGGTTCACTAAGATCGTAACGAAACGCTTGGAACGAAAGTTAGACTTTTATCAGCCCAGAGAACAGGCGGGGTTCAGAATAGGATATGGAACAAACGACCATTTGCAAACGATTAAGATACTGATAGAAAAATCGATAGAATATAATAGGCCCCTCGTAATGATATTTGTCGATTTTAGAAAGGCGTTTGACACAGTTGAACTTCCAGCAATTTTATCAGCCCTGCAACAATGTAGGATAGACTACAGGTACGCAAAGCTCATTAAACACATATATGAAAACGCAACTCTAAATGTAAACCTCCACGAACCAACAAATAAGATACATGTAGGACGCGGGATTAGACAAGAAGATACTATCTCTCCTAAGCTCTTCACATGTGTGTTGGAAtactctttcaaaaaattaaactggGAAGGGAAAGGTATAAATATCGACG cccaaaagaaatggaaatgggcAGGCCATGTAGCCCGAATGACGGATAATAGATGGACGAAAAGAATATTGGAGTGGAGGCCAAGAATGGATAAGAGAAGTAGAGGCAGGCCGCCAACAAGATGGAGTGacgatgtaaagaaaattgtaggaaattggATACATACAACTCAAGATAGAGATAGATTTAAACTGGAGGAGGCCTATATCCAGCAGTGGATGGAAGATGGCTGA